One Chiloscyllium plagiosum isolate BGI_BamShark_2017 chromosome 34, ASM401019v2, whole genome shotgun sequence genomic window carries:
- the nbl1 gene encoding neuroblastoma suppressor of tumorigenicity 1 isoform X2, whose amino-acid sequence MSQQDTARLLISNNQRQFPLIYNMTMVEPLMMMCWSILGILLPTLVFAAPPPINKLALFPDKSAWCEAKNITQIVGHTGCESKSIQNRACLGQCFSYSVPNTFPQSTESLVHCDSCMPAQSMWEIVMLECPGNEEMPRVDKLVEKIVHCSCQACGKEHHQDSQIFNAILNEEEASPMDTVGSPQIVHHDEQVALKTGTEEE is encoded by the exons ATGTCTCAACAAGATACTGCAAGATTGCTTATTTCAAATAATCAAAGGCAGTTTCCTTTAATTTACAATAT GACTATGGTGGAGCCGTTGATGATGATGTGTTGGTCCATTTTGGGCATTCTGCTTCCAACTCTAGTTTTTGCAGCACCTCCTCCCATCAATAAACTGGCACTGTTTCCTGATAAAAGTGCCTGGTGTGAAGCAAAGAACATCACTCAGATAGTTGGCCACACTGGATGTGAGTCGAAGTCCATCCAGAACAG AGCATGCCTTGGCCAGTGTTTCAGCTACAGCGTACCCAATACTTTTCCGCAATCCACTGAATCCCTTGTTCACTGTGACTCCTGCATGCCAGCACAGTCTATGTGGGAAATT GTCATGTTGGAGTGTCCAGGCAATGAGGAAATGCCCAGAGTGGACAAACTAGTGGAGAAAATTGTACACTGCAGTTGCCAGGCATGTGGAAAGGAACACCATCAAGATTCCCAAATTTTTAATGCAATTCTAAATGAGGAAGAAGCTTCTCCCATGGATACAGTTGGATCCCCTCAGATTGTTCACCATGACGAGCAAGTTGCTCTCAAAACTGGCACTGAGGAAGAGTAG
- the nbl1 gene encoding neuroblastoma suppressor of tumorigenicity 1 isoform X1 — protein sequence MVEPLMMMCWSILGILLPTLVFAAPPPINKLALFPDKSAWCEAKNITQIVGHTGCESKSIQNRACLGQCFSYSVPNTFPQSTESLVHCDSCMPAQSMWEIVMLECPGNEEMPRVDKLVEKIVHCSCQACGKEHHQDSQIFNAILNEEEASPMDTVGSPQIVHHDEQVALKTGTEEE from the exons ATGGTGGAGCCGTTGATGATGATGTGTTGGTCCATTTTGGGCATTCTGCTTCCAACTCTAGTTTTTGCAGCACCTCCTCCCATCAATAAACTGGCACTGTTTCCTGATAAAAGTGCCTGGTGTGAAGCAAAGAACATCACTCAGATAGTTGGCCACACTGGATGTGAGTCGAAGTCCATCCAGAACAG AGCATGCCTTGGCCAGTGTTTCAGCTACAGCGTACCCAATACTTTTCCGCAATCCACTGAATCCCTTGTTCACTGTGACTCCTGCATGCCAGCACAGTCTATGTGGGAAATT GTCATGTTGGAGTGTCCAGGCAATGAGGAAATGCCCAGAGTGGACAAACTAGTGGAGAAAATTGTACACTGCAGTTGCCAGGCATGTGGAAAGGAACACCATCAAGATTCCCAAATTTTTAATGCAATTCTAAATGAGGAAGAAGCTTCTCCCATGGATACAGTTGGATCCCCTCAGATTGTTCACCATGACGAGCAAGTTGCTCTCAAAACTGGCACTGAGGAAGAGTAG
- the htr6 gene encoding 5-hydroxytryptamine receptor 6, translated as MAEGKSPGLEEQAAPEGRQWIAACLCLIIILTTAGNSLLILLIFTQRSLRNTSNYFLVSLFMSDLMVGLVVMPPAMLNELYGRWVLEGELCSVWYSFDVMCCSASILNLCVISLDRYFLIISPLKYKLRMTSCRALVLIFTTWTLAALASFLPIEMGWHEMDFDAQALNSTLELREEAAQCRLLVSLPYALIASSLTFFLPSVAISFTYCRILLAAKRQAVQVASLTTNVATTSDEPAQPRGTQNPSARTSDSRKFTTKHSKRALKASLTLGVLLGMFFVAWLPFFVANVTQAVCECIPALLFDVLTWLGYCNSTMNPIIYPLFMRDFKRAMAKYLPCCRRWWERRPSVVSLSMRNSNSGPRLGLAPETGSGESVIQVNEHTLQAASKDQQGAGEKEMEATGEDSLQLFELEHTDQEFQGNPLNTPMV; from the exons ATGGCCGAGGGGAAGAGCCCCGGGCTGGAGGAGCAGGCGGCTCCCGAGGGCAGGCAGTGGATCGCCGCCTGTCTCTGTCTTATCATCATCCTGACCACAGCGGGCAACTCTCTCCTCATCCTCCTTATCTTCACACAGCGCTCTCTCCGCAACACTTCCAATTATTTCCTGGTCTCCCTTTTCATGTCTGACttgatggtggggttggttgtgATGCCTCCGGCTATGTTGAACGAACTGTACGGGAGATGGGTGCTGGAGGGTGAGCTGTGCTCGGTCTGGTACTCCTTTGATGTGATGTGTTGTAGTGCTTCCATCCTGAACCTGTGTGTGATCAGCCTGGACAGATACTTCCTCATCATCTCCCCTCTCAAATACAAACTACGGATGACCTCTTGCCGAGCCCTCGTCCTCATTTTCACCACCTGGACCCTGGCCGCCTTGGCTTCGTTCCTGCCCATCGAGATGGGTTGGCATGAGATGGACTTTGATGCCCAGGCGCTCAACTCCACGCTAGAGCTGCGGGAGGAGGCGGCTCAGTGTCGCCTCCTGGTCAGCCTGCCCTACGCTCTCATCGCCTCGTCCCTCACCTTCTTCCTGCCTTCGGTTGCCATCTCCTTCACCTACTGCCGGATCCTGCTGGCGGCCAAGAGGCAAGCGGTGCAAGTGGCTTCCCTCACCACTAATGTGGCGACCACCTCTGATGAGCCAGCGCAG CCCCGGGGAACTCAGAATCCATCAGCCAGAACCAGCGACAGCAGAAAATTCACCACCAAACACAGTAAGAGGGCTCTAAAGGCGAGCCTGACCCTGGGGGTCTTACTGGGAATGTTCTTTGTGGCATGGCTGCCGTTCTTTGTGGCCAATGTAACGCAG GCGGTGTGTGAGTGTATCCCTGCTCTTCTCTTTGATGTCCTGACCTGGCTCGGTTACTGTAACAGTACAATGAACCCTATCATCTACCCTCTCTTCATGCGGGATTTCAAGCGGGCCATGGCCAAGTATTTGCCCTGTTGCCGCCGCTGGTGGGAGCGGCGACCGAGTGTCGTCTCCTTGTCCATGAGAAACTCCAACAGTGGCCCCCGTTTGGGTCTGGCCCCAGAGACGGGTTCGGGCGAGTCGGTGATCCAGGTGAACGAACACACCCTCCAGGCAGCCAGCAAGGACCAGCAAGGGGCCGGGGAGAAGGAGATGGAGGCCACCGGAGAGGATTCACTGCAGCTCTTCGAGTTGGAGCACACTGACCAGGAATTCCAGGGTAACCCGCTGAACACACCGATGGTCTAG